In a single window of the Labrus mixtus chromosome 20, fLabMix1.1, whole genome shotgun sequence genome:
- the LOC132954240 gene encoding prostaglandin E2 receptor EP1 subtype-like: MLAMQHYNSSGILSPSPPSNLTAMLQEPKVEAVQRNDTRLPSNPTAAGLTMTLGILFNVVALAILAKAYNRFRRRSKATFLLFASSLVATDLAGHVIPGALVLSRYSTGTGSRADPASSFRGDTADPDASCLFLGGCMVFFGLCPLFLGCGMAAERCLGVTKPLLHARLVTTARTKMALTLIWLLALCVALLPYFSLGAYTYQHPGTWCFIRVMEGTGLKDLAFVVLFSGLALSSLASAFVCNTISGITLVRARLKRSCSQRRSARSHDTEMVVQLVGIMVTSCICWSPLLIFGLMSAIRSYSDPLGSDKDTYRSLMVTGVRMATCNQILDPWVYILLRRAILRKIYRITKRQASLKGSLFRTTRWDASSFQNSEKKGVNKI; encoded by the exons ATGCTGGCCATGCAGCACTACAACTCATCGGGCATCCTCtccccttcccccccctctAACCTCACCGCCATGCTGCAGGAGCCCAAGGTGGAGGCCGTGCAGCGCAATGACACCCGCCTGCCGAGCAACCCCACGGCCGCCGGCCTCACCATGACCCTGGGCATCCTGTTCAACGTGGTGGCCCTCGCCATCCTCGCCAAGGCCTACAACCGCTTCCGCCGGAGGTCCAAGGCCACCTTCCTGCTCTTTGCCAGCTCTCTGGTGGCCACAGATCTGGCGGGACACGTGATCCCCGGAGCCCTCGTACTGAGTAGATACTCAACGGGGACAGGGTCCAGAGCTGATCCTGCCTCCAGCTTTCGAGGTGACACTGCAGACCCGGATGCTTCTTGTCTGTTTCTGGGGGGCTGCATGGTCTTCTTCGGCCTGTGCCCTCTCTTCCTCGGGTGTGGCATGGCCGCAGAGCGCTGCCTGGGCGTCACAAAGCCTCTGCTGCACGCCCGGCTGGTGACCACAGCGCGGACTAAGATGGCCCTGACTCTGATCTGGCTGCTGGCTCTGTGTGTGGCCCTCCTGCCCTACTTCAGCCTGGGCGCCTACACCTACCAGCACCCGGGGACGTGGTGCTTCATCAGGGTGATGGAGGGCACCGGGCTGAAGGACCTGGCCTTTGTGGTGCTGTTCTCCGGACTCGCTCTGAGCTCCCTGGCCTCGGCCTTTGTGTGTAACACCATCAGTGGGATCACGTTGGTCCGAGCACGGCTAAAGAGGTCCTGCTCCCAGCGCCGCTCGGCCCGCTCCCACGACACTGAGATGGTGGTGCAGCTGGTCGGCATCATGGTCACTTCTTGCATCTGCTGgagccctctgctg ATATTTGGACTGATGTCCGCCATACGCTCCTACAGCGACCCGCTGGGCAGTGACAAAGACACTTACAGGAGCCTGATGGTGACGGGGGTCAGGATGGCGACCTGTAACCAGATCCTGGACCCCTGGGTGTACATCCTGCTGCGGCGCGCCATCCTCAGGAAGATCTACCGCATCACCAAGAGGCAGGCCAGCCTGAAGGGGAGCTTGTTCCGTACCACGCGCTGGGACGCCAGCTCCTTTCAGAACTCAGAGAAAAAGGGCGTCAATAAGATTTAA